The genomic window ATGGACGAGGTATCCAGTCTGGTTAATATGGGAAAACGTAATTTTATCCGTCGGTTTAAGGCAGCTACTAATAATACACCTTTCGAATATCTGCAAAGGGTGAGGATAGAATCGGCAAAAAAAGCCATCGAAATGAACCATAAAGATCTGCCATTTATTATGGAAGATACAGGCTATAACGATTTGAAAGCATTCAGGAAAATTTTTAAGCGCATTACGGGACTATCGCCTATGGAATACAAACGGAAATATGCGAGGGTTTAGCGTTCATTTACCTAATAACGGTTTTTTCCAGAGCTTACAATAACCTGTTTGTTTTAGGCTATATAGGCAGTTTCAAGGAATATTCTTCCTAAAATTAATTTATATTTTTTAATGGCGTAGGGGTAAATCCAAATGTTGTTGTCATACTTTCAAAAACACAATAAATATTTAATTATTTAAAAAACAAAAAGTATGAAAATGAACAAGTTTTATTTATTAGTTGCTGTTATGGTTATTACAGCGGGAGTGGCAAAAGCACAAGATGCTGACCTTGTATTTGGCGTAAAAGCTGGTGTAAACTATGGAACATTGCCAACAAGTTTAAAGACCATAACGGATAAAAAAGGAAAGGTAGGTTATAATTTTGGGGTATTCGCCCGGGTTGGTAAATCACTATATTTTCAACCAGAATTGAACTATGTCAGCTTTAAGAGTTCATATGTTTATGCAGCTAACACTTATACACCAAAATTTAACCAACTTAATTTACCACTTATGGTTGGATATAAGCTGATCGATACTGAGGCCTTAAATTTCAGGATTTCTGCCGGCCCTGATGTTAATTATACCCTTAACGAAGCAAAAGGACCAGTTGGCTTTGATTATAAAAAGCTTAATTTCGGTGGGGTGATCAATGCTGGGGTGGATATCGGCAATATCAGTATCGATGCCAGATACAGCAGGGGGCTTACAAAAATTAATAAAGGCCTGAATGAAAAAAGTGGTT from Flavobacterium sp. W4I14 includes these protein-coding regions:
- a CDS encoding hypothetical protein (product_source=Hypo-rule applied; cleavage_site_network=SignalP-noTM; pfam=PF13568; superfamily=56925), whose product is MKMNKFYLLVAVMVITAGVAKAQDADLVFGVKAGVNYGTLPTSLKTITDKKGKVGYNFGVFARVGKSLYFQPELNYVSFKSSYVYAANTYTPKFNQLNLPLMVGYKLIDTEALNFRISAGPDVNYTLNEAKGPVGFDYKKLNFGGVINAGVDIGNISIDARYSRGLTKINKGLNEKSGLFNLSVGFKLF